One Alicyclobacillus acidoterrestris DNA window includes the following coding sequences:
- the fabF gene encoding beta-ketoacyl-ACP synthase II has product MERVVITGMGVITPLGNDVDTFWNGLISGKSGISKIDSFDVSQHKAQIAGLIRTFQPDELLGREARRMDRFCQFALAAAHQAMEDAKINMDDENSARVGVYIGSGIGGLQTLLESHKTLLNRGPKRVSPTLVPMMIPNMAAAQVSIHFGATGPCVAPVTACATGNNAIGEAYRLLQQDKADVVIAGGSEAAINDLTLSGFGNATALSTRNDEPERASRPFDADRDGFVASEGAGIVVLETLKHAKQRNATIYAEIIGYGASSDAYHIVAPEPHGTGQVQAMQEALQDAGISLEEVDHINAHATSTIGDAVETSAIKRVFGEHAYKLTVTANKSMLGHMLGAAGGVEAVALVKTLRESIIPPTINLENPDPACDLDYVPQKARNAEVKVGISNSFGFGGHNAVLVMKRYED; this is encoded by the coding sequence ATGGAGAGAGTGGTTATCACAGGTATGGGCGTCATTACGCCACTCGGAAACGATGTAGACACCTTCTGGAATGGCTTAATTTCCGGGAAGTCTGGTATTTCCAAGATCGATTCATTCGATGTATCACAGCATAAGGCACAAATCGCAGGACTGATTCGAACGTTTCAGCCCGACGAATTGCTTGGTCGCGAAGCTCGTCGGATGGATAGGTTTTGTCAATTCGCGTTGGCTGCCGCACACCAAGCGATGGAAGACGCAAAAATCAACATGGATGACGAAAACAGCGCCCGAGTTGGCGTTTATATCGGCAGTGGAATTGGTGGACTTCAAACATTGTTGGAAAGTCACAAGACATTACTAAATCGTGGACCAAAGCGAGTAAGTCCGACATTGGTTCCCATGATGATTCCCAATATGGCAGCAGCACAAGTCAGCATTCACTTTGGTGCTACAGGCCCCTGCGTTGCCCCTGTCACCGCATGTGCTACCGGAAATAACGCAATTGGCGAGGCGTACCGACTGTTGCAACAAGACAAAGCGGATGTCGTCATCGCGGGCGGTTCTGAAGCAGCTATCAATGATCTGACCCTCTCGGGATTTGGCAATGCCACCGCACTCTCGACCCGAAATGACGAACCAGAGCGCGCTAGTCGCCCCTTTGACGCTGACAGAGATGGATTTGTCGCTTCCGAAGGCGCTGGAATCGTAGTACTAGAGACACTCAAACACGCAAAACAGCGGAACGCCACGATATATGCTGAAATCATTGGCTATGGTGCGTCTTCCGACGCATACCACATCGTTGCCCCAGAGCCGCATGGTACAGGTCAAGTTCAGGCGATGCAAGAAGCGCTTCAAGACGCTGGAATCAGCTTGGAAGAAGTTGATCACATCAACGCCCACGCCACCAGTACAATTGGGGATGCAGTTGAAACGAGCGCTATCAAGCGCGTGTTCGGCGAACACGCCTACAAACTGACAGTTACCGCGAACAAGTCCATGCTGGGCCACATGCTAGGCGCCGCTGGAGGCGTTGAAGCCGTCGCACTTGTGAAGACGCTTCGAGAAAGTATCATCCCACCGACCATTAATTTGGAAAACCCCGACCCCGCATGTGATCTCGACTATGTCCCTCAAAAGGCTAGAAATGCAGAGGTGAAAGTCGGTATATCGAACTCATTTGGCTTCGGCGGTCACAATGCCGTATTAGTCATGAAGCGGTATGAAGATTAA
- a CDS encoding YfmQ family protein has product MVFWIIMILLALHIIGAFFMSPPTAWADKFFNMFATHPKLKRDLITSIKVNEIALEGEQLSKFINAFHAANFLYEGGLIHGHNQNPITIQIVQAKDTFRFHAYLYGDGMVEMVRIKKNKHTPYRLRSTDLESELLSYDTTKTPQSNISD; this is encoded by the coding sequence ATGGTTTTCTGGATTATCATGATTTTATTGGCACTTCACATCATCGGTGCATTCTTCATGAGCCCCCCAACAGCTTGGGCGGACAAATTCTTCAACATGTTTGCGACTCACCCGAAACTCAAACGAGATCTGATTACATCCATCAAGGTAAACGAGATTGCATTAGAAGGCGAGCAGCTCTCAAAATTTATCAATGCTTTTCATGCTGCAAATTTTTTATACGAAGGCGGATTGATTCATGGGCATAATCAAAACCCGATAACTATTCAAATCGTACAAGCGAAGGATACGTTTCGGTTTCACGCTTATCTATATGGGGACGGTATGGTCGAGATGGTTAGAATCAAAAAGAACAAACATACCCCATACAGGTTGCGGTCGACCGACTTAGAATCCGAACTTCTCTCGTACGACACGACCAAGACCCCACAATCCAACATTTCCGATTAA
- a CDS encoding IS1380 family transposase — translation MKQYNHTRSQFARKSSTIHTRYDLNAATSFGGASGLIDFVLGTGIDREFWVHGLRKGRNTQFHMDDIALTVIFGSLLGQERIFHFEDIEQDPLLKLKLDVPKLPDTTLLYKDLKRLGSDAGIKAIRSAHRQILRSLLPKGQGIVVDIDSSVETVYGAQQQSAVGYNPHHHGRASFHPLLAFDSLTGCCLYDELRSGDAHTSDGFADFYKAMKDQLPDGVNIRAVRMDKGFTGEKVFQILEQDQRDYVIKLKWTKRLAQLAQAPNLLWHCITESDREHCDVTSIMYQATSWDRPRRVVIVRRLDIDPQECLCADWLWEYEAIATTFDWSGEDVWHFYNFRGNAENHIKEAKYGFAIDRFSSQNFDANKALQGLKLLAYNLLLLYKHVALQPGVRQWTAGRLRRRLFHLPGILVRHARQWSIRLPVYAKHRSLIMLHAAT, via the coding sequence GTGAAACAATATAATCATACACGAAGTCAGTTTGCTCGTAAAAGCTCTACAATTCATACTCGCTACGATTTGAATGCCGCCACCTCCTTTGGCGGTGCAAGTGGTCTCATAGATTTCGTTTTGGGAACGGGTATTGACAGGGAGTTTTGGGTACATGGATTACGCAAGGGCAGAAACACCCAGTTCCACATGGACGATATTGCTCTGACCGTCATTTTCGGTTCCTTGCTGGGTCAGGAACGGATTTTCCACTTTGAGGACATCGAACAAGATCCCCTGTTGAAGCTGAAGTTGGACGTGCCGAAACTGCCTGATACGACTCTGTTGTATAAGGATCTGAAGCGGCTCGGTTCCGACGCTGGCATCAAAGCGATACGTTCGGCGCATAGACAAATCCTAAGGTCACTTCTCCCCAAAGGACAAGGCATCGTGGTCGATATCGACTCCTCTGTAGAGACTGTTTATGGCGCGCAGCAACAGTCCGCTGTTGGATATAATCCACACCATCACGGACGAGCGAGTTTCCATCCCTTGCTGGCGTTTGATTCACTCACTGGTTGTTGTCTCTATGATGAGTTGCGCTCTGGTGACGCCCATACATCAGATGGATTTGCGGATTTCTACAAGGCGATGAAAGACCAGTTGCCGGATGGCGTCAACATTCGTGCCGTCCGCATGGATAAAGGGTTTACCGGAGAAAAAGTGTTTCAGATATTGGAGCAAGATCAGCGGGATTACGTCATCAAACTGAAGTGGACCAAGCGACTCGCACAGTTGGCGCAAGCGCCAAATCTCCTCTGGCACTGCATCACAGAGAGTGACCGGGAACATTGTGACGTTACTTCCATCATGTATCAGGCAACATCCTGGGACAGGCCTCGGCGGGTCGTGATTGTGCGTCGCTTAGACATTGACCCCCAGGAGTGCCTGTGTGCGGATTGGCTCTGGGAATACGAGGCGATTGCCACAACGTTTGACTGGAGCGGCGAGGATGTATGGCACTTCTATAACTTTCGTGGTAACGCTGAGAATCACATCAAGGAAGCCAAATATGGATTTGCCATTGACCGATTCTCCAGCCAGAATTTCGATGCCAACAAAGCGCTGCAAGGTCTAAAGCTACTTGCGTATAATCTACTCCTGCTGTACAAGCACGTCGCGCTTCAACCAGGGGTGCGACAGTGGACCGCCGGACGGCTCAGACGAAGACTATTCCATCTACCTGGGATTCTAGTGCGTCATGCACGCCAGTGGAGCATTCGTCTTCCCGTGTATGCAAAGCATCGGTCGTTGATCATGCTTCATGCCGCCACGTAG
- a CDS encoding MerR family transcriptional regulator: protein MGYSVKEIANMFQLPTHTLRYYESEGLLPPIERLPNGRRIYQESDVRRIRMILCMREPGMSVDSIKRFNELNDLGDEALLEKRQIILEQKTQIEGKIRELQYLLGLLNRKLNHYDEQLANMESASSREP, encoded by the coding sequence ATGGGGTATTCAGTAAAAGAAATCGCGAACATGTTTCAGTTGCCCACGCACACCTTGCGATATTACGAATCTGAGGGGCTACTCCCGCCGATTGAGCGATTGCCCAACGGCAGACGGATTTATCAAGAATCCGATGTGAGGAGAATCCGCATGATTCTTTGTATGCGTGAACCCGGGATGTCCGTCGACTCCATCAAGAGATTCAACGAACTGAATGACCTTGGTGATGAAGCCCTCCTCGAAAAGCGACAAATCATTTTGGAGCAGAAGACGCAGATTGAAGGCAAGATTCGTGAACTTCAGTATCTACTTGGACTCTTAAACAGGAAGCTCAATCATTACGACGAACAACTTGCCAACATGGAATCTGCGTCATCGAGAGAGCCATGA
- a CDS encoding LysM peptidoglycan-binding domain-containing protein: MMRYIVQRGDTLWSIAEKFDTSVEEIARVNGIRNPHMIHKGVVLRIPSPHFHNHHHGHQTQQQTPPSHHRNQPSGYPPQTDFPWYVNDTE, encoded by the coding sequence ATGATGCGATATATTGTCCAACGCGGGGATACATTGTGGTCGATTGCTGAGAAATTCGATACGTCAGTCGAAGAAATCGCCAGAGTAAATGGCATTCGAAACCCACATATGATTCACAAAGGGGTCGTATTACGGATTCCTAGCCCTCATTTTCACAATCATCATCATGGCCATCAAACTCAGCAACAAACGCCGCCAAGCCATCACCGGAATCAGCCCAGTGGTTATCCGCCACAAACCGACTTTCCGTGGTACGTTAATGACACCGAGTAA
- a CDS encoding PAS domain S-box protein, giving the protein MESFFNHTTDALSVFDTSMRIVMVNPAFESLFGYTQAELAGRLLPITPADELETIRTKFREVVQGKVPFVEYEGKKICKNGQILNVLVRLSPIRNARGKIVSIPPCLRI; this is encoded by the coding sequence ATGGAATCATTTTTTAATCATACGACGGATGCGCTATCGGTATTCGATACGTCTATGCGGATTGTTATGGTGAACCCCGCTTTTGAATCGTTATTTGGGTATACGCAAGCGGAGCTAGCTGGTCGCCTTCTTCCGATTACCCCTGCTGATGAACTCGAAACCATTCGAACCAAATTTCGCGAGGTTGTCCAAGGAAAAGTGCCATTCGTTGAGTACGAAGGGAAAAAGATATGTAAGAACGGTCAAATCCTTAATGTCTTAGTGCGACTATCACCGATTAGAAACGCTCGGGGAAAAATTGTTTCGATTCCGCCGTGTCTAAGGATATGA
- a CDS encoding DMT family transporter, with protein MPGELSALLATVCYALSNMFLRRGQEKTLPSDNGLFPILAIGGIILTVNLIFDGIDDPAPLLIGEGWVKNVFFCMSAGIVGTFLGRLALYAAIRRIGAIRGIIFIAMAPVVTLMIAISVLGERLSLLDVIGIALLASGIAILVVEGIAYSDRNMFSKVVRSGTVVAVVATLCQGIGYSFRKLGSGIPIDPIFAAALDTLAALFGYILVLVMMGKLRFYIQYYLTHINLWLVASGFLNAAAVFLFFEAVSETNVSVVSMITGSQPVVIALLCGVFMRDLERLTRFTIMSSIFVTLGVVMLGLK; from the coding sequence GTGCCTGGAGAATTGTCTGCGTTACTCGCTACCGTTTGTTATGCATTATCTAATATGTTCTTGAGGAGAGGGCAAGAAAAGACGCTTCCATCTGATAACGGCTTATTTCCGATTCTCGCAATTGGTGGCATCATTCTAACTGTCAATTTGATTTTTGACGGAATTGACGATCCGGCACCTCTCTTAATTGGAGAGGGCTGGGTGAAAAATGTGTTTTTTTGTATGTCAGCGGGCATCGTGGGGACGTTTTTAGGAAGACTAGCGCTATATGCTGCGATTCGGAGAATTGGTGCTATCAGAGGGATTATCTTTATCGCCATGGCGCCAGTTGTCACCCTGATGATTGCGATTTCCGTTCTAGGAGAACGGTTGAGTTTACTGGATGTCATCGGAATCGCGCTGCTTGCCTCTGGAATTGCAATTTTAGTGGTCGAGGGCATCGCGTATTCAGATAGAAATATGTTCTCTAAAGTTGTTCGTTCAGGGACCGTGGTCGCTGTGGTGGCAACGCTCTGTCAAGGAATCGGATACTCGTTTCGAAAATTGGGCTCTGGTATTCCGATTGATCCAATTTTTGCCGCAGCGTTAGACACACTAGCGGCGCTTTTCGGGTATATTCTGGTCCTTGTGATGATGGGGAAATTGAGGTTCTATATACAATACTATTTGACCCATATCAACCTTTGGTTAGTTGCCTCTGGATTCCTCAATGCGGCGGCTGTATTTTTGTTTTTTGAAGCGGTCTCTGAAACGAATGTTTCTGTTGTCTCAATGATTACTGGAAGCCAACCTGTTGTGATTGCATTGTTGTGTGGGGTGTTTATGCGGGACTTGGAGCGGCTGACCCGCTTTACCATCATGAGTTCCATCTTTGTGACCTTAGGGGTTGTGATGCTTGGCTTGAAGTAA
- a CDS encoding IS256 family transposase, translating to MAQYQITLNDESLKDLFLQDGGVAKLVEQVLNQVLQAQVTEQLKASPYERTEERRGYRNGTLPHPITTRVGRLILQVPRIRNGEFSTELFARYQRSEQALVIALMEMVINGVSTRKVAQITEELCGTEFSKSTVSALCKRLDPIVAAWNERSLREHRYPFVLVDALVVRIREDGRVRPRAVMIAVGINEDGYREILGLMIGDSESEASWRAFFAWLKSRDLRDLDIVVSDSHAGLVRALQTEFQGCTWHRCQTHFMRNLLDATPKSLHEDVYTRVRAILDAPDIQTARLLKDKFAEEYAERAPKAVKVLEDGFDDVTAVLALPERYRRRLRTTNGVERLNEEIRRRERVIRIFPNRESVIRLIGALLMEIDEAWTTGRCYLNMEEYWKWRKEQEVSDQQESNAHQPLSRL from the coding sequence ATGGCTCAATACCAGATTACCCTGAATGACGAATCTTTGAAAGACCTCTTTCTGCAGGATGGGGGTGTCGCGAAGTTGGTCGAACAGGTGCTGAATCAAGTATTACAGGCTCAGGTCACGGAACAGCTGAAAGCGAGTCCGTATGAGCGGACTGAGGAGCGGCGAGGGTACCGTAACGGAACATTGCCTCATCCCATCACGACACGTGTTGGTCGGCTCATCCTGCAGGTTCCACGGATTCGCAATGGCGAGTTTTCAACGGAGCTGTTTGCCCGCTATCAGCGCAGTGAACAGGCACTGGTGATTGCGTTGATGGAGATGGTGATAAACGGTGTATCGACACGCAAGGTGGCCCAGATCACGGAGGAGCTTTGTGGGACGGAATTTTCTAAGTCCACAGTGTCGGCGCTGTGCAAGCGGTTGGATCCAATCGTCGCAGCGTGGAACGAGCGCAGCTTGCGGGAGCACCGATATCCGTTCGTCCTGGTCGATGCTCTGGTGGTCAGGATTCGGGAAGACGGGCGTGTTCGGCCTCGAGCTGTGATGATTGCCGTAGGTATTAACGAAGATGGATATCGCGAGATTCTGGGCCTGATGATTGGTGACAGTGAGTCAGAGGCAAGCTGGCGGGCGTTCTTTGCTTGGCTCAAATCACGGGACTTACGAGACCTAGACATTGTGGTTTCAGACAGTCATGCAGGACTCGTCCGTGCCCTTCAGACGGAATTCCAAGGCTGTACCTGGCACAGATGTCAGACACACTTTATGCGCAATCTGTTGGACGCTACACCAAAGTCACTGCACGAGGATGTCTACACACGTGTACGGGCCATCCTGGATGCGCCCGATATCCAAACAGCTCGACTACTCAAAGACAAGTTTGCCGAGGAGTACGCTGAGCGGGCACCCAAGGCCGTGAAAGTGCTGGAGGATGGGTTCGACGATGTAACTGCGGTGCTGGCTTTGCCTGAGCGTTATCGCCGGCGATTGCGCACGACCAACGGCGTGGAGCGACTGAACGAAGAAATCCGGCGCCGTGAGCGCGTCATACGCATCTTCCCCAACCGGGAGTCAGTGATACGGCTGATCGGGGCACTGCTGATGGAGATTGACGAGGCGTGGACAACAGGCCGTTGCTACCTTAACATGGAAGAATACTGGAAGTGGCGCAAGGAGCAAGAAGTCTCAGACCAACAAGAAAGTAACGCCCATCAGCCGTTGAGTAGATTGTGA
- a CDS encoding helix-turn-helix transcriptional regulator has product MRRQALSDFLRTQRGKLQPHDVGLPVSGRRRTPGLRREEVALLAGVSTTWYTWLEQGRDISVSPQVLNCIADALRLTHDERKYLFVLATGQYESSLTASTTEVSSAIHLILQQLHFYPAFVSDRRCNIIGWNEAAAKVFIDFGELPAEERNILWILFTRKEFKVLAENWNDFIRGFVAIFRSYYGQFMGDPWYIDFVDKISQVNPEFQSFWNHNEVSSAPDMFIEFRHAKAGKMLFDLTSLQVQGSNDIRISVYTPSKGTNTEEKIKKLVKHED; this is encoded by the coding sequence ATGCGACGGCAAGCACTGTCCGATTTTTTAAGGACGCAAAGAGGTAAACTTCAGCCGCATGACGTCGGTTTACCTGTTAGTGGTCGACGGCGTACGCCAGGTCTTCGACGCGAGGAAGTCGCACTTCTGGCAGGTGTTAGTACCACTTGGTATACATGGCTAGAGCAGGGGCGCGATATCTCAGTGTCCCCACAAGTGCTCAATTGTATCGCCGATGCACTTCGCCTGACACACGACGAGCGAAAGTATTTGTTCGTACTTGCGACAGGGCAATACGAGTCGTCGCTTACCGCGAGCACGACCGAAGTAAGTTCAGCCATCCACTTGATTCTTCAGCAATTGCATTTTTACCCGGCGTTTGTTTCGGATAGAAGGTGCAACATCATCGGTTGGAACGAAGCCGCGGCTAAGGTTTTCATCGATTTCGGTGAACTGCCTGCGGAAGAACGAAATATTCTGTGGATATTATTTACCAGAAAAGAATTTAAGGTGTTAGCGGAAAACTGGAACGATTTTATCCGTGGTTTTGTGGCGATTTTTCGCTCCTATTACGGTCAATTCATGGGGGACCCTTGGTACATTGATTTTGTCGACAAGATTAGCCAGGTCAATCCCGAATTTCAGAGTTTTTGGAATCACAATGAAGTGAGTTCGGCGCCTGACATGTTTATTGAATTTAGGCATGCGAAGGCAGGAAAAATGCTTTTTGACCTTACTTCACTGCAAGTTCAAGGTAGCAATGATATCCGGATTAGCGTGTATACGCCTTCAAAAGGCACCAATACGGAGGAAAAAATTAAGAAGCTCGTGAAACACGAGGATTGA
- a CDS encoding macrolide family glycosyltransferase has product MARVLLINAGSEGHINPTLGVVQELIRRGEEVVYFTAEQFRADVERTGAKVVTFDIEKFLEAFLAGGRTPWARVGGLLRTAYIVIPSVLEQTKDGRFDYIIHDSMFGCGRLLAQLLNLPAINSCTSFAIDENQFNRLQEQLSRNFPDDVNARGKQEFEQLVRHVQEKYHVQVQSAYEVFCNPAPLTIVYTSRRFQPNGEGFDESYKFVGPSVIPRLNSSFDFSQVDTDNLIYISLGTVFNHAVEFYKCCFEAFANTKYTVLLSVGRQTQIEELGAIPANFLVHQYVPQLEVLQHAKVFITHGGMNSTSEALYYGVPLIVLPQNADQPVIARRVAEIGAGVYLNQDGLSADELRAVTERVLKDASIKKVCEEIGDSFRTAGGYERAVDEIFAFKRSRGIAD; this is encoded by the coding sequence ATGGCACGCGTCTTGTTGATAAATGCAGGTTCCGAAGGACATATCAATCCTACACTCGGTGTGGTTCAAGAATTGATTCGCCGTGGTGAAGAGGTCGTTTACTTTACGGCTGAACAATTTCGTGCGGATGTCGAACGTACGGGCGCAAAGGTTGTCACGTTCGACATAGAGAAATTTTTGGAGGCCTTTCTTGCGGGGGGACGCACGCCATGGGCGCGAGTGGGGGGACTTTTGCGGACCGCTTACATCGTGATTCCTAGTGTTTTGGAGCAAACAAAAGACGGGCGGTTTGATTACATCATCCATGACTCCATGTTTGGTTGTGGACGTTTGCTGGCGCAATTGCTTAACTTGCCGGCCATCAATTCGTGTACCAGTTTTGCCATCGACGAGAACCAGTTTAATCGTTTGCAAGAGCAGTTATCGCGCAATTTTCCAGATGACGTGAACGCACGTGGAAAACAGGAGTTTGAGCAGTTGGTGCGTCACGTGCAAGAGAAATATCATGTACAAGTACAATCTGCCTACGAAGTTTTCTGCAATCCAGCGCCGTTGACCATCGTCTATACATCGAGGCGTTTTCAACCGAATGGAGAAGGATTCGACGAGTCGTATAAATTTGTTGGACCGTCTGTCATTCCGCGTCTAAACAGTTCGTTTGATTTTTCGCAAGTCGACACAGACAACTTGATTTACATCTCACTTGGTACGGTGTTCAATCATGCAGTCGAGTTTTACAAATGCTGCTTCGAGGCGTTTGCAAACACAAAGTACACTGTACTTTTATCCGTTGGTAGACAGACGCAGATAGAGGAACTTGGGGCCATTCCTGCGAATTTTCTTGTTCACCAATACGTACCACAGCTCGAAGTCTTACAACACGCAAAAGTGTTTATCACGCACGGTGGAATGAATAGTACAAGTGAAGCACTGTATTACGGTGTGCCGCTGATCGTACTGCCTCAAAACGCGGATCAACCTGTGATCGCGCGGCGCGTAGCTGAAATCGGTGCGGGCGTCTATTTGAATCAAGACGGACTATCTGCGGACGAACTTCGAGCGGTGACAGAACGCGTGCTCAAGGATGCGTCAATCAAAAAGGTTTGTGAGGAAATTGGAGATTCGTTCCGAACGGCCGGTGGGTATGAGCGAGCTGTCGATGAGATCTTTGCATTCAAGCGAAGTCGAGGAATTGCGGACTAG
- a CDS encoding CBO0543 family protein — MHKRIHWWELYSNAWFALFFELFANTYIDLKYDLYGFFDKGPSWQTILMMFGLYPAGNAIILNFYPYRKHWIRKILYVISIDIICTLYEQAAIHFGVMYYHGWKWWYSGLAYLIIIPILVWNRRISRKLVHKAYTD; from the coding sequence ATGCACAAGCGAATTCATTGGTGGGAACTGTATTCGAACGCTTGGTTTGCTCTGTTTTTCGAGTTATTTGCCAATACGTACATCGACTTAAAGTACGACTTGTATGGTTTTTTTGATAAAGGGCCGAGTTGGCAAACCATTTTAATGATGTTTGGTCTGTATCCTGCGGGTAATGCAATTATTCTCAATTTTTATCCCTACAGAAAACATTGGATTCGGAAGATTTTGTACGTTATCTCAATTGATATTATCTGTACCTTATATGAACAGGCAGCCATTCATTTTGGCGTAATGTATTATCATGGCTGGAAGTGGTGGTATTCCGGCTTGGCTTATCTGATTATCATCCCCATTCTAGTGTGGAATAGGCGCATATCCCGCAAGCTCGTCCACAAAGCATACACGGACTAG
- a CDS encoding ATP-binding protein, with translation MRNAQQMLINYEKLRAVGQLAAGIAHEIRNPFTSVMGFLQLMENTVHDSQQKYFSVMQSELARIESITNEMLALAKPQAMQYRPINLPDVLMDTVNLLSAQAHMNNVEIETQLDSNEAPVIAEFNRLKQVFVNVIKNRMESMSGGGVLQIRMHQTGELVIVSFSDHGTGIPDEIMNKIGDPFFTTKEDGTGLGLVVSQNIIRDHSGTMDITSEYGKGTTVTISFPLYQHTFKDAAASMENNLSKK, from the coding sequence TTGCGGAATGCTCAACAAATGTTGATAAACTACGAGAAATTGAGAGCTGTGGGGCAACTAGCAGCCGGTATTGCGCATGAAATTAGAAATCCGTTCACATCGGTGATGGGGTTTCTACAATTAATGGAGAATACTGTGCATGATTCACAGCAGAAATATTTTTCTGTCATGCAGAGTGAGCTTGCCAGAATTGAAAGCATCACGAATGAAATGCTTGCCCTTGCTAAACCTCAGGCAATGCAATATCGCCCAATTAATCTCCCTGACGTTCTTATGGATACTGTAAATCTTTTAAGTGCTCAGGCGCACATGAACAACGTTGAAATTGAAACTCAATTAGACAGCAATGAGGCGCCGGTTATAGCCGAGTTCAATCGACTAAAACAAGTCTTTGTAAATGTGATTAAAAACCGCATGGAATCGATGAGCGGTGGCGGCGTTCTGCAGATTCGGATGCATCAGACGGGTGAACTTGTCATCGTGTCATTTTCCGATCACGGCACTGGCATCCCAGACGAGATTATGAACAAAATTGGAGACCCTTTTTTCACCACAAAAGAAGATGGAACCGGTCTGGGTTTAGTTGTGAGTCAAAATATTATTCGAGACCACTCTGGAACTATGGATATTACGAGTGAATATGGGAAGGGAACAACGGTGACCATTTCTTTCCCCCTATATCAACACACATTTAAGGACGCAGCCGCAAGTATGGAGAACAACCTTTCCAAAAAATAA